Proteins encoded within one genomic window of Maridesulfovibrio bastinii DSM 16055:
- a CDS encoding CarD family transcriptional regulator, translating to MFELNQLVVYPSQGVGKVERIETQSIGGASAEFYIVRILSNNVTLMVPVMNAENVGLRSVCSREEGLAIFESLKDRSNFTGYTGQNWNRRYREYSENLKSGDLNDVAYVLKELFLIGKDKELSFGERRLLEQAMGLVTMELSFAIEQDQDEIKEQINEMFSDVIDAQKKDC from the coding sequence GTGTTTGAACTTAACCAGTTAGTTGTCTACCCATCTCAGGGTGTCGGCAAAGTAGAACGCATTGAGACCCAATCAATAGGTGGTGCGAGTGCGGAATTCTATATTGTCAGAATTCTGAGCAATAATGTGACGCTCATGGTACCGGTCATGAACGCCGAGAATGTTGGATTAAGATCTGTTTGCAGCCGCGAAGAAGGTCTTGCCATTTTTGAATCTTTAAAAGACCGCTCCAATTTTACCGGTTACACCGGTCAGAACTGGAACAGACGTTACCGCGAGTATTCTGAAAATCTCAAGAGCGGAGACCTGAATGACGTAGCTTATGTTCTCAAGGAACTCTTTCTTATTGGAAAAGACAAAGAGCTTTCTTTTGGAGAACGGAGACTGCTTGAACAGGCCATGGGACTAGTAACCATGGAACTTTCCTTTGCCATTGAACAGGATCAGGATGAGATTAAAGAACAGATAAACGAAATGTTCAGTGATGTTATCGATGCCCAGAAGAAGGATTGCTAA
- a CDS encoding ribose-phosphate diphosphokinase, translating to MNGELKIISGSSNEPLAEAICDHLGSQLTPCLRDTFSDGEIRLEIQDNVRGCDVFVVQSISNPVNFNFMELSLMLDALKRASARRVTAVVPYYGYARQDRKVSPRAPISAKLIADFLTTAGMNRLVTIDLHAGQIQGFFDVPVDNIYAAPVLLENLRQREDDMVIVSPDAGGVERARAYAKRLNAGLAIVDKRRDKPNQAQAMHVIGEVKGKTAVVMDDMIDTAGTMTQAAKVLLEHGAKDVIACATHPVLSGPAIDRLEASAFSEVIVTNTLPVPPEKLKCKKIKVLSVAGILAKCIHNVHTESSVSVLFV from the coding sequence ATGAACGGTGAACTCAAGATTATTAGCGGATCGTCCAATGAACCTTTAGCGGAAGCGATTTGCGACCACCTTGGCAGTCAGCTTACTCCCTGCCTTCGCGACACTTTCAGTGACGGTGAAATAAGACTTGAAATTCAGGATAATGTTCGCGGTTGCGATGTATTTGTAGTTCAGTCTATCAGCAATCCGGTCAACTTTAATTTTATGGAACTCAGCCTCATGCTTGATGCTCTCAAGCGTGCCAGCGCACGCCGCGTAACTGCGGTTGTTCCATACTACGGTTATGCAAGACAGGACCGCAAAGTTTCTCCCCGTGCTCCTATCAGTGCAAAACTGATTGCAGATTTCCTTACCACAGCCGGTATGAACCGTCTTGTAACAATTGACCTCCATGCAGGCCAGATTCAGGGCTTCTTCGATGTTCCTGTAGACAATATTTATGCAGCACCTGTTCTTCTTGAAAACCTGCGCCAGCGTGAAGACGATATGGTTATCGTTTCTCCTGATGCAGGTGGAGTTGAACGCGCAAGAGCCTATGCAAAAAGACTTAATGCAGGCCTTGCAATTGTTGATAAACGCAGAGACAAGCCTAATCAGGCTCAGGCTATGCATGTTATCGGCGAAGTAAAAGGTAAAACCGCTGTTGTCATGGATGATATGATTGACACAGCTGGAACCATGACACAGGCAGCCAAAGTTCTTCTTGAGCATGGCGCAAAAGACGTTATTGCCTGTGCGACCCATCCGGTTCTTTCCGGCCCGGCAATTGACAGGCTCGAAGCTTCTGCTTTCTCTGAAGTTATCGTTACAAATACTCTGCCTGTCCCGCCTGAAAAGCTCAAATGCAAGAAGATCAAAGTTCTCTCCGTAGCCGGCATTCTGGCTAAGTGTATCCACAATGTGCACACTGAATCTTCTGTGAGCGTTCTGTTCGTATAA
- the rho gene encoding transcription termination factor Rho: protein MGQEKKINNLNLTELKQKSMHDLMDLAKRFNVENPSGMRRQELIFSLLQQCASQNGQIYGEGVLEVLPDGFGFLRSPMYSYMPGPDDIYVSPSQIRRFGLRKGDIVSGQIRPPKEGERYFALLRVNEIGLESPEHSKNLVLFDNLTPIYPDNRFILENGKSNFSSRIIDILAPIGRGQRALLVAPPRTGKTMMLQTIANSINANHPDVDLIVLLIDERPEEVTDMARTVKAEVVSSTFDEPPQRHVQVTEMVMEKAKRLVERKRDVVILLDSITRLGRAYNAVTPSSGRVLSGGLDANAMQRPKRFFGAARNLEEGGSLTIIATALIDTGSRMDEVIFEEFKGTGNLDLYLDRKLAEKRCFPAIDINRTGTRKEELLLTPEVLNRVWILRKLLAPMNTIESMEFLIDKMKGTKNNAEFFDMMGK, encoded by the coding sequence ATGGGTCAAGAAAAAAAGATTAATAATCTAAACCTAACAGAGCTAAAACAGAAGAGCATGCATGATCTTATGGATCTTGCAAAAAGATTCAACGTCGAGAACCCAAGTGGTATGAGACGTCAGGAACTGATCTTCAGTCTGCTTCAGCAGTGCGCATCTCAAAATGGACAAATCTACGGAGAAGGTGTTCTTGAAGTACTGCCTGACGGATTCGGATTTCTTCGCTCTCCCATGTATAGCTATATGCCAGGACCGGATGACATCTATGTCTCCCCGTCCCAGATACGAAGGTTCGGACTGCGAAAGGGAGATATTGTCTCCGGCCAGATCAGACCGCCTAAAGAAGGCGAAAGATATTTCGCTCTCTTAAGAGTCAATGAAATCGGCCTTGAAAGCCCTGAACACTCCAAAAACCTCGTACTCTTCGATAATCTTACCCCCATCTACCCTGATAACCGCTTCATTCTTGAAAACGGAAAAAGCAATTTCAGCTCACGTATAATTGATATACTGGCTCCGATAGGCCGTGGACAGAGAGCTCTTCTGGTTGCACCACCAAGAACTGGTAAAACCATGATGCTTCAGACCATTGCCAATTCTATCAATGCTAATCATCCTGATGTGGATTTAATAGTCCTGCTCATCGATGAACGCCCTGAAGAAGTTACCGATATGGCCAGAACAGTAAAAGCTGAAGTTGTAAGCTCTACTTTCGATGAGCCTCCGCAGCGTCATGTACAGGTTACCGAAATGGTAATGGAAAAAGCTAAACGCCTTGTTGAACGCAAGCGTGATGTAGTCATTCTTCTTGATTCCATAACCAGACTCGGCCGTGCTTACAATGCTGTTACTCCGTCTTCAGGAAGAGTTCTCTCAGGTGGTCTTGATGCAAACGCAATGCAGCGTCCAAAACGCTTCTTTGGTGCAGCAAGAAACCTTGAAGAAGGCGGCAGTCTGACTATCATCGCAACAGCGCTTATTGATACCGGCTCAAGAATGGACGAAGTTATCTTTGAAGAATTCAAAGGAACCGGTAACCTTGATCTCTATCTGGACAGAAAGCTCGCTGAAAAACGCTGCTTCCCGGCCATTGACATCAACAGGACCGGAACCAGAAAAGAAGAACTTCTGCTCACTCCTGAAGTACTCAACAGAGTATGGATACTCCGTAAACTCCTTGCTCCGATGAATACAATTGAATCAATGGAATTCCTGATTGATAAAATGAAGGGAACCAAAAATAACGCTGAATTCTTTGATATGATGGGCAAATAG
- a CDS encoding bifunctional riboflavin kinase/FAD synthetase: MIIAKNIDDLKDFNRETCVTIGNFDGVHMGHQKLISRTCEKADENNLASVVLTFDPHPLRVLVNSKTPPFITLTEQKLELIAQYNPSCILMLPFDREMAALSPEEFIYKYLVQHLSIKELVVGYDYALGKGRAGNYEVISELGRKYGYGVERLDPVIINDAVVSSTRIRDMVEAGNVWDVRPILGRFFQVRGEVIHGMNRGGNLLGFPTANIRLDDELFPQKGVYAIRVEVDGKVYPGVANIGTNPTFGNDSISVEAHILNFSKNIYGETIRVHFIQRIRSEKKFSGLDELKARINRDIELAKAILAYPESKVRPGINLKETQGNIK, translated from the coding sequence ATGATAATCGCTAAAAATATCGATGACCTCAAAGATTTTAATCGTGAAACCTGTGTAACCATCGGCAATTTTGATGGAGTTCACATGGGACACCAGAAACTGATTTCCCGCACCTGCGAAAAAGCGGATGAAAACAATCTTGCAAGCGTAGTTCTTACTTTCGACCCCCATCCGCTCAGGGTTCTGGTTAACAGCAAAACACCGCCTTTCATCACACTCACCGAGCAGAAGCTCGAACTGATTGCCCAATATAATCCATCCTGTATTCTCATGCTGCCTTTTGACAGAGAAATGGCTGCCCTTAGTCCTGAAGAATTCATATACAAATATCTGGTGCAGCACCTTTCCATCAAAGAGCTGGTTGTCGGCTACGACTATGCCCTTGGTAAAGGCCGTGCCGGTAATTATGAAGTTATCAGTGAGCTGGGCCGTAAGTACGGTTATGGAGTGGAAAGGCTTGATCCTGTCATAATCAATGACGCAGTGGTCAGCTCAACACGAATCAGGGATATGGTGGAAGCAGGAAATGTATGGGATGTGCGCCCCATTCTAGGCAGATTTTTTCAGGTAAGAGGAGAAGTTATCCACGGCATGAACCGTGGCGGAAATCTTCTCGGCTTCCCTACCGCCAATATCAGGCTTGACGATGAACTCTTCCCTCAAAAAGGGGTTTACGCCATTCGTGTCGAGGTTGACGGAAAAGTTTATCCCGGAGTTGCAAACATCGGGACCAATCCGACTTTTGGAAATGATTCAATCTCTGTAGAAGCACACATACTCAACTTTTCTAAAAATATTTATGGCGAAACCATAAGGGTTCATTTTATCCAGCGCATCCGTTCGGAGAAAAAATTCTCCGGGCTAGACGAACTAAAAGCCAGAATCAATAGAGATATCGAACTGGCCAAAGCTATTCTTGCCTATCCGGAATCAAAAGTGCGTCCAGGAATTAATCTCAAGGAAACACAAGGTAACATCAAATGA
- a CDS encoding DegQ family serine endoprotease, with the protein MKSKQFIPALFLLTVLLLPSAVLASNNLPDFVNLAKSTGQAVVNINTVKTVEVSSPNIPDLFRFHGQNSPFEDFFKQFNERFKGNSPKHKQKQGSLGSGFLISKDGYIVTNNHVIASADEIHVKLHDNGKDYPAKIVGRDKEADLALIKIKTDKDLPHLDFGDSDNSQVGEWVLAIGNPFGLGHTVTKGIISAKGRIIGAGPFDDFIQTDASINPGNSGGPLINMNGQVIGINTAIIASGQGIGFAIPSNMAKNVIEQLKSGKKVHRGWLGVTIQNVDENTAKALKMEKPAGALVNSVNEGDPADKGGMKVGDVIIKVDGEKVADTNALLRKIAILTPGTKAEITVWRKGREKDLTITLGERGDKGLVAENNLPNAPAKDESIDKLGIAVRPVTRDTEAKALGMKKPHGLIIVGVKDDSVAQDAGLRPGDVILEANQKSVDSVDSLKSIVNSASSKRGLLLLMRRQGHNSFLTIEIK; encoded by the coding sequence ATGAAATCAAAACAATTTATTCCCGCTTTATTCCTGCTTACCGTACTTTTGCTACCGTCTGCAGTTCTGGCGAGCAATAACCTGCCTGATTTTGTAAACCTTGCAAAATCGACAGGACAAGCTGTTGTTAACATAAATACCGTTAAAACTGTTGAAGTCAGCTCTCCGAATATTCCGGACCTGTTCAGGTTTCACGGACAGAACAGCCCGTTTGAAGATTTTTTCAAACAATTCAATGAAAGATTCAAGGGCAACTCTCCAAAACATAAGCAGAAACAGGGTTCTCTCGGTTCAGGATTTCTAATTTCCAAAGACGGATATATTGTAACCAACAACCATGTAATTGCTTCGGCCGATGAAATTCATGTCAAACTACATGATAATGGAAAAGATTATCCGGCAAAAATCGTCGGCCGCGACAAAGAAGCCGATCTTGCTCTCATTAAAATAAAGACTGACAAAGACCTGCCCCACCTTGATTTCGGAGATTCCGACAATTCACAGGTCGGAGAATGGGTTCTGGCCATCGGAAATCCATTCGGACTGGGACACACCGTAACCAAAGGTATTATCAGTGCAAAAGGACGTATCATCGGAGCCGGTCCTTTTGACGATTTCATCCAGACTGATGCCAGCATCAATCCCGGCAACAGTGGTGGTCCCCTTATTAATATGAATGGACAGGTTATCGGTATCAACACCGCCATAATTGCCAGCGGACAGGGAATCGGTTTTGCAATTCCCTCAAATATGGCCAAAAACGTAATTGAGCAGCTCAAGTCCGGCAAAAAAGTTCATAGAGGCTGGCTCGGCGTAACAATTCAGAATGTTGACGAGAACACTGCCAAAGCCCTCAAGATGGAAAAACCTGCTGGAGCTCTGGTAAACTCAGTTAATGAAGGTGATCCTGCTGACAAAGGCGGAATGAAAGTCGGCGATGTCATTATTAAAGTTGATGGCGAAAAGGTTGCTGACACCAATGCCCTGCTCCGCAAGATAGCTATTCTCACACCGGGAACGAAAGCTGAAATAACTGTCTGGAGAAAGGGACGTGAAAAAGATTTAACCATCACTCTTGGTGAACGCGGCGACAAAGGACTTGTTGCTGAAAATAACCTCCCCAATGCTCCGGCGAAAGACGAAAGCATTGATAAGCTCGGAATTGCTGTTCGTCCGGTAACACGCGACACGGAAGCAAAAGCTCTGGGAATGAAAAAACCTCACGGACTGATAATTGTTGGAGTCAAAGATGATTCTGTTGCTCAGGATGCTGGGCTAAGACCCGGTGATGTTATCCTTGAAGCAAACCAGAAAAGCGTAGACTCAGTGGACAGCCTGAAATCAATCGTCAATTCAGCCTCAAGCAAACGAGGACTGTTGCTACTTATGAGAAGGCAGGGACACAACTCCTTCCTGACCATTGAAATAAAATAG
- a CDS encoding 50S ribosomal protein L25 produces the protein MSRPTLSASKRTETGKSVNRKLRSAGMVPAVFYSKAGENIALSIKDAEFLKLYRQVRYTQLFDLNIDGETKTTLIWTIQNDPVRGKTFHVDFFGVDMDTPITVKVPVKTVGIAPGVKLGGRMELYRNVLEVTCKPELIPAIIELDISTMTLGQTKFVADVDLGEGVKVNFDNNFALVRCVDKSKAAAAEEEAEEE, from the coding sequence ATGTCCAGACCTACTCTCAGTGCCAGCAAGCGCACCGAAACAGGCAAATCCGTGAACCGCAAACTCCGCAGTGCCGGAATGGTTCCCGCTGTTTTCTACTCAAAAGCAGGAGAAAACATTGCACTGTCAATCAAGGATGCTGAATTTCTTAAACTTTACCGTCAGGTAAGATACACCCAGCTTTTCGACCTCAATATTGATGGCGAAACCAAAACCACATTGATCTGGACAATTCAGAATGATCCCGTTCGTGGTAAAACATTCCACGTTGATTTCTTCGGCGTTGATATGGATACTCCTATCACCGTTAAAGTACCTGTTAAGACAGTCGGTATTGCTCCCGGTGTAAAACTCGGTGGCCGCATGGAACTGTACCGCAACGTACTTGAAGTTACCTGCAAACCTGAACTTATTCCTGCCATTATCGAACTGGATATCAGCACAATGACTCTTGGTCAGACTAAGTTTGTTGCTGATGTAGATCTCGGCGAAGGTGTAAAAGTCAACTTTGACAACAACTTCGCTCTGGTTCGCTGCGTAGATAAGAGTAAAGCTGCTGCAGCTGAAGAAGAAGCTGAAGAAGAATAG
- a CDS encoding response regulator — translation MFSSLCSWLGTLSGPMLLGMLAGGTLVLSLIFLSLFAYFRPPKEVKNKACRLCEDASHMYSSLFKDNHQVLLIVDPESGKIVDANKSACKFYGYSLDEIKSRNINSINILTPDEIHARMQEALNTHKKFFHFKHQLANGEVRDVEVYSGRILFQGNDLLYSAVNDISERIKDKERLVTACEKAESANKSKSEFLANMSHEVRTPLNGAMGMLQLLEVTDIDEEQSEYIEAAYRSCKNLMTLLSELLDLSKIEAGKVEIVREEFSFANILRDVESNFSVVAKSKGLDLVLKIDQDIPEPLLGDPHRVRQVIFNIVGNALKFTKTGYVMVEVDSISKIENGNKRLLITITDTGIGIADNMLDNVFEAFTQVENSYSRKIEGAGLGLQIVKRLVLLMGGNMSVCSELGTGTTFTISLTVGVSENLVEEDDRNSTALRVEGKSRILLVEDDPVNMKVIATMLRKSGHEVQTAPNGKTAVEILSRDKFDLVLMDIQMPEMDGVSATNIIRNSPRFQSVSHIPIIALTAYVMSGDKEKFVNAGMDDYISKPVDYETLINKVSKYSSPN, via the coding sequence ATGTTTTCGTCATTATGTTCATGGCTGGGAACTCTTTCCGGTCCTATGTTGCTTGGAATGCTTGCCGGTGGCACTCTGGTGCTCAGTCTTATTTTTTTGTCTCTTTTCGCCTACTTCAGACCACCCAAGGAAGTTAAAAATAAAGCCTGTCGCCTCTGCGAAGATGCTTCACACATGTACAGCTCGTTATTCAAGGATAATCATCAGGTTCTGCTTATAGTTGACCCTGAATCCGGCAAGATCGTTGATGCCAATAAATCTGCCTGCAAATTCTATGGTTATTCACTCGATGAAATAAAATCCCGAAATATCAACAGTATTAATATACTCACTCCTGATGAAATCCATGCCCGCATGCAGGAGGCACTGAATACGCATAAGAAATTTTTCCATTTCAAACACCAGCTGGCCAATGGGGAAGTGAGAGATGTGGAAGTTTACAGTGGCAGGATTTTGTTTCAGGGCAATGATCTGCTTTATTCTGCTGTTAATGATATTTCAGAAAGAATAAAGGATAAGGAAAGACTTGTAACGGCCTGTGAAAAGGCTGAAAGCGCTAATAAATCTAAAAGTGAATTTCTGGCTAATATGAGTCACGAGGTCCGAACCCCTTTGAACGGGGCTATGGGAATGCTGCAACTTCTTGAAGTTACTGATATTGATGAGGAACAATCAGAATATATTGAAGCTGCTTACAGATCTTGTAAAAATCTTATGACGCTATTGAGTGAACTTCTTGATCTTTCCAAGATTGAGGCTGGTAAGGTTGAAATCGTCAGAGAGGAATTCAGCTTTGCCAATATCCTGCGGGATGTGGAAAGCAATTTCAGTGTTGTCGCAAAGAGCAAGGGACTGGATCTTGTTTTAAAAATTGATCAGGACATACCGGAACCTCTTCTTGGAGATCCGCACAGGGTTAGGCAGGTCATTTTTAATATTGTTGGTAATGCGCTTAAGTTTACTAAAACAGGCTACGTTATGGTTGAAGTTGACAGTATAAGTAAAATTGAAAATGGAAATAAACGCTTACTTATTACCATAACGGATACCGGCATAGGTATCGCCGATAATATGTTGGATAATGTTTTTGAAGCTTTCACTCAGGTAGAGAATTCATATTCACGCAAAATAGAAGGGGCCGGATTGGGGTTGCAGATAGTTAAACGTCTTGTTCTTCTTATGGGTGGCAATATGTCTGTTTGCAGTGAGCTTGGGACAGGAACAACTTTTACTATCAGTCTGACTGTGGGAGTGAGTGAAAACCTTGTTGAAGAGGATGACCGTAATTCAACGGCTTTGAGAGTGGAGGGAAAATCCAGAATTCTGCTTGTTGAGGATGATCCGGTAAATATGAAAGTAATAGCCACAATGCTTAGAAAAAGCGGGCACGAGGTTCAAACTGCGCCGAACGGCAAAACAGCTGTTGAAATTCTTTCCAGAGATAAATTTGATCTTGTCCTGATGGACATCCAGATGCCTGAAATGGATGGAGTGAGTGCTACCAATATAATTAGAAATTCACCGCGGTTTCAGTCAGTTTCCCATATACCTATCATTGCCTTGACCGCATACGTGATGAGTGGGGATAAAGAAAAATTCGTCAATGCAGGAATGGATGATTATATTTCAAAACCTGTTGATTATGAAACACTCATAAATAAGGTCAGTAAATACAGCTCACCAAATTGA
- a CDS encoding M48 family metallopeptidase, producing MILKIKNKSVLISFILIVFFSVSTLSVDVSANSFFGKFTVKDEIELGTKFDKMLHERMHFVTDPEITEYVKGVVKKVADKMPPQPFPIKAAVIRNPSMNAFAVPGGYIYIFTGLLLDLKHEDELAAVIGHELAHVALRHVAERMEKMQLVSMASMLGTLAGMVLGIAGGGGNTGNLGKALAYGSMAGGQAAYLSYTQENERQADHLGMNFLVSAGYNPEAMIHSFKIMKRRQWYVSNNNIPSYLATHPGLDTRIDYLKDRVMRMPPEYLKRQTDNSGFRKVQTLLRARMTDPKVALAYYNDIPEDQRNCLDSLGLGIIYSRMKRIDEATAAFEEALKGCGSDPIVLREAGIFFFQNGKADKAWPLLQEAYIRNPKDAVALFFMARIDAQRKNYDKAIATMRMVNEKVPGDSEVLYHLGRILGESGNYFEAHLQLAYSALYKGDRNQRDFHLKKAEGLAKTAEQKAMLAKLEKKIRPPEKEEKKPEE from the coding sequence ATGATCCTTAAAATAAAAAATAAAAGCGTACTGATTTCTTTCATATTGATTGTCTTTTTTTCCGTTTCGACACTTTCCGTTGACGTCAGCGCAAACTCATTTTTTGGTAAATTCACAGTTAAAGATGAAATTGAACTGGGAACTAAGTTTGACAAAATGCTGCACGAAAGAATGCATTTTGTGACTGATCCCGAAATAACTGAGTATGTAAAGGGGGTCGTAAAAAAAGTTGCGGATAAAATGCCGCCCCAGCCATTTCCAATCAAGGCTGCGGTGATAAGAAATCCCTCAATGAATGCTTTCGCCGTACCCGGAGGATACATATATATTTTCACCGGGCTGCTGCTTGATCTGAAGCATGAGGACGAGCTTGCAGCGGTAATAGGCCACGAACTTGCCCACGTTGCACTTCGTCATGTCGCCGAAAGAATGGAAAAGATGCAGCTTGTTTCAATGGCCAGTATGCTCGGAACTCTTGCAGGAATGGTTCTGGGCATTGCCGGTGGAGGTGGAAACACCGGTAATCTCGGTAAAGCACTGGCCTATGGTTCCATGGCCGGCGGTCAGGCAGCATACTTATCCTATACTCAGGAAAACGAACGGCAGGCAGACCATCTCGGAATGAACTTTCTTGTCTCTGCCGGATACAATCCTGAAGCAATGATTCACAGCTTTAAAATAATGAAAAGGCGGCAGTGGTATGTGAGCAACAATAATATACCGAGCTATCTTGCCACTCACCCCGGTCTTGATACCAGAATAGACTATCTGAAAGACAGAGTCATGAGGATGCCGCCCGAATACCTTAAGAGGCAGACGGACAATTCCGGCTTCCGAAAAGTTCAGACCCTGCTTCGGGCCAGAATGACAGATCCTAAAGTAGCTCTGGCCTACTATAATGATATACCTGAAGACCAGCGCAACTGTTTGGATTCCCTTGGTTTAGGGATAATATATTCCAGAATGAAAAGAATAGACGAAGCTACTGCAGCCTTTGAAGAAGCTTTAAAAGGCTGCGGATCTGACCCGATAGTCCTGCGTGAAGCTGGAATATTCTTTTTCCAGAATGGAAAAGCTGACAAAGCCTGGCCGCTTCTTCAGGAAGCATACATAAGAAATCCGAAGGATGCTGTTGCGCTCTTTTTTATGGCCAGAATAGATGCACAGCGTAAAAATTACGATAAAGCAATTGCGACCATGCGCATGGTTAATGAAAAAGTTCCCGGAGACAGTGAAGTTCTCTACCATCTTGGCAGAATTCTCGGAGAGTCAGGTAATTACTTCGAAGCTCATCTGCAACTGGCTTATTCAGCCCTGTATAAGGGAGACAGGAATCAGCGTGACTTTCATTTAAAAAAAGCCGAGGGGCTTGCAAAAACTGCGGAACAAAAAGCAATGCTTGCTAAACTTGAGAAAAAAATCAGACCTCCTGAAAAAGAGGAAAAGAAGCCTGAGGAGTAA
- the ispE gene encoding 4-(cytidine 5'-diphospho)-2-C-methyl-D-erythritol kinase has protein sequence MEIRTEEITAPAKVNIYLKIVGKRPDGYHELETLFHPFPALNDKLTISPADRGFSLNCPGFDLPVEQNLVWKAWDRYASATGFRPGLDVELQKNIPTGAGLGGGSSDAAMILRYLQNRPDSPGMPADELNTLAASLGADVPFFLLDGPAWATGIGEKLDPCEVDLAGMTAVLACPDVHVNTAWAYKKWSELKPEKKDHLESGFCLTTSPGAYKKTAFKTRAVLYNDFETVVFPEFPYLREVKEMILNCGASGAVMSGSGASIFSLFRDSDKALKTSEKLDAESIPNVICHF, from the coding sequence ATGGAAATACGCACCGAAGAAATCACCGCCCCGGCCAAGGTTAATATCTACCTGAAAATTGTCGGAAAAAGACCTGATGGCTATCATGAGCTTGAGACTCTGTTCCATCCTTTTCCCGCACTTAACGACAAGCTGACGATATCACCGGCTGACAGGGGATTTTCTCTAAATTGTCCCGGTTTTGATCTTCCGGTAGAGCAGAATCTTGTCTGGAAAGCCTGGGACCGTTATGCCTCAGCCACCGGATTCCGTCCGGGCCTTGACGTTGAGCTGCAAAAAAACATTCCTACTGGCGCAGGACTTGGAGGTGGAAGCTCGGATGCGGCCATGATACTGCGCTACCTTCAAAATAGACCGGATTCTCCGGGTATGCCAGCAGATGAGTTGAACACCCTTGCTGCTTCACTTGGGGCTGATGTGCCCTTCTTTCTGCTTGACGGACCGGCATGGGCTACTGGTATAGGAGAAAAGCTGGATCCGTGTGAAGTTGACCTTGCCGGAATGACGGCGGTACTGGCCTGTCCTGATGTTCATGTTAATACAGCATGGGCGTATAAAAAATGGTCAGAACTCAAGCCAGAAAAAAAAGACCACCTTGAAAGTGGCTTTTGCTTGACAACTTCCCCCGGCGCATATAAAAAAACTGCGTTCAAAACGAGGGCAGTTCTATATAATGATTTTGAAACTGTCGTCTTTCCTGAATTCCCATATCTGCGGGAAGTAAAGGAAATGATTTTGAATTGCGGAGCCTCCGGCGCTGTCATGAGCGGAAGCGGGGCAAGCATTTTTTCCCTTTTCAGGGACAGTGACAAAGCATTAAAAACTTCTGAAAAGCTTGATGCCGAGTCCATTCCAAATGTAATATGTCATTTCTAG
- the pth gene encoding aminoacyl-tRNA hydrolase: MEYKGLIAGLGNPGSQYASTRHNMGFIVLDAISELAKSRKSMHFEQMEISGNFELFKINFAGTNLLGAKPLTYMNLSGKAVAAICGKYQIAPADVVVIHDELDLPLGRIKFKKGGGNNGHRGLASIQECLNTPNFQRMRLGIGRPEFSSQVKDWVLEKFNSEELDIVNQVAQATIKGLDLFYRRGQGFATQYLHTFDPTAK; encoded by the coding sequence ATGGAATACAAAGGCTTGATAGCAGGACTTGGAAATCCTGGCTCTCAATATGCCTCGACTCGTCATAATATGGGGTTTATAGTTCTTGATGCCATATCTGAACTGGCAAAATCCCGTAAGAGTATGCATTTTGAGCAAATGGAAATTTCCGGTAATTTTGAACTTTTCAAAATTAATTTTGCCGGGACAAACCTGCTGGGAGCCAAACCGCTGACATATATGAATCTCAGCGGAAAAGCCGTAGCTGCTATCTGCGGAAAATATCAGATAGCCCCTGCCGATGTTGTCGTCATTCATGATGAACTTGATCTGCCCCTTGGACGCATAAAATTCAAAAAAGGCGGCGGCAACAATGGCCACAGAGGACTGGCATCCATACAGGAATGCCTGAACACCCCAAATTTTCAGCGTATGCGGCTTGGAATCGGACGTCCTGAATTTTCTTCTCAGGTTAAGGATTGGGTTCTTGAAAAATTTAATTCTGAAGAATTAGATATTGTAAATCAAGTAGCTCAGGCCACTATCAAGGGACTGGATCTTTTTTACAGACGCGGTCAGGGCTTTGCAACTCAATACCTGCATACATTTGATCCAACGGCAAAGTAA